A genomic window from Peromyscus maniculatus bairdii isolate BWxNUB_F1_BW_parent chromosome 1, HU_Pman_BW_mat_3.1, whole genome shotgun sequence includes:
- the Dpf1 gene encoding zinc finger protein neuro-d4 isoform X10: protein MNEIVARWATERAAQAELGPRAAAAAPRAGGGPAERAMATAIQNPLKSLGEDFYREAIEHCRSYNARLCAERSLRLPFLDSQTGVAQNNCYIWMEKTHRGPGLAPGQIYTYPARCWRKKRRLNILEDPRLRPCEYKIDCEVPLKKEGGLPEGPVLEALLCAETGEKKVELKEEEAIMDCQAYGIGGLRKRQDTASLEDRDKPYVCDICGKRYKNRPGLSYHYTHTHLAEEEGEEHAERHALPFHRKNNHKQFYKELAWVPEAQRKHTAKKAPDGTVIPNGYCDFCLGGSKKTGCPEDLISCADCGRSGHPSCLQFTVNMTAAVRTYRWQCIECKSCSLCGTSENDDQLLFCDDCDRGYHMYCLSPPMAEPPEGSWSCHLCLRHLKEKASAYITLT from the exons ATGAATGAAATCGTAGCGCGCTGGGCGACAGAGCGGGCGGCGCAGGCCGAGCTGGGCCCGCGCGCGGCGGCAGCGGCGCCCCGGGCCGGAGGCGGCCCAGCCGAACGGGCCATGGCCACCGCCATTCAGAACCCGCTCAAGTC CCTCGGCGAGGACTTCTACCGGGAGGCCATCGAGCATTGCCGCAGCTACAACGCGCGCCTGTGCGCCGAGCGCAGCCTGCGCCTGCCCTTCCTCGACTCGCAGACCGGTGTGGCCCAGAACAACTGCTACATCTGGATGGAGAAGACCCACCGCGGGCCTG GTTTGGCCCCGGGACAGATCTACACTTACCCCGCCCGCTGTTGGAGGAAGAAACGGAGACTTAACATCCTGGAGGACCCCAGGCTGCGGCCCTGCGAGTACAAGATCG ATTGTGAGGTACCCCTGAAGAAGGAGGGTGGCCTTCCGGAAGGGCCGGTCCTCGAGGCTCTGCTGTGTGCTGAGACAGGAGAGAAGAAGGTggagctgaaggaggaggaggccatCATGGACTGTCAG GCATATGGCATTGGAGGTCTTAGGAAACGCCAGGACACCGCTTCCCTGGAGGACCGAGACAAGCCGTACGTCTGTGATA TCTGTGGGAAGAGGTATAAAAACCGTCCAGGGCTCAGCTACCactacacccacacccacctggctgaggaggagggagaggagcacGCCGAGCGCCACGCCCTGCCTTTCCACCGGAAAAACAACCATAAAC agtttTACAAAGAATTGGCCTGGGTCCCCGAGGCACAGAGGAAACACACAG CCAAGAAAGCGCCAGACGGCACCGTCATCCCCAATGGCTACTGTGACTTTTGCCTGGGGGGCTCCAAGAAGACTGGGTGTCCTGAGGACCTCATCTCCTGTGCAGATTGTGGGCGATCAG GACACCCCTCATGTTTACAGTTCACGGTGAACATGACGGCGGCTGTGCGGACCTACCGCTGGCAGTGCATCGAGTGCAAGTCCTGCAGCCTGTGTGGCACGTCAGAGAATGAC GACCAGTTGCTGTTCTGTGATGACTGCGACCGAGGTTACCACATGTACTGCCTGAGCCCTCCCATGGCGGAGCCCCCGGAAG GGAGCTGGAGTTGCCACCTCTGCCTGCGGCACTTGAAGGAAAAGGCCTCTGCCTACATCACCCTCACTTAG
- the Dpf1 gene encoding zinc finger protein neuro-d4 isoform X5 yields the protein MNEIVARWATERAAQAELGPRAAAAAPRAGGGPAERAMATAIQNPLKSLGEDFYREAIEHCRSYNARLCAERSLRLPFLDSQTGVAQNNCYIWMEKTHRGPGLAPGQIYTYPARCWRKKRRLNILEDPRLRPCEYKIDCEVPLKKEGGLPEGPVLEALLCAETGEKKVELKEEEAIMDCQKQQLLEFPHDLEVEDLEEDIPRRKNRAKGKAYGIGGLRKRQDTASLEDRDKPYVCDICGKRYKNRPGLSYHYTHTHLAEEEGEEHAERHALPFHRKNNHKPKKAPDGTVIPNGYCDFCLGGSKKTGCPEDLISCADCGRSGHPSCLQFTVNMTAAVRTYRWQCIECKSCSLCGTSENDGASWAGLTPQDQLLFCDDCDRGYHMYCLSPPMAEPPEGSWSCHLCLRHLKEKASAYITLT from the exons ATGAATGAAATCGTAGCGCGCTGGGCGACAGAGCGGGCGGCGCAGGCCGAGCTGGGCCCGCGCGCGGCGGCAGCGGCGCCCCGGGCCGGAGGCGGCCCAGCCGAACGGGCCATGGCCACCGCCATTCAGAACCCGCTCAAGTC CCTCGGCGAGGACTTCTACCGGGAGGCCATCGAGCATTGCCGCAGCTACAACGCGCGCCTGTGCGCCGAGCGCAGCCTGCGCCTGCCCTTCCTCGACTCGCAGACCGGTGTGGCCCAGAACAACTGCTACATCTGGATGGAGAAGACCCACCGCGGGCCTG GTTTGGCCCCGGGACAGATCTACACTTACCCCGCCCGCTGTTGGAGGAAGAAACGGAGACTTAACATCCTGGAGGACCCCAGGCTGCGGCCCTGCGAGTACAAGATCG ATTGTGAGGTACCCCTGAAGAAGGAGGGTGGCCTTCCGGAAGGGCCGGTCCTCGAGGCTCTGCTGTGTGCTGAGACAGGAGAGAAGAAGGTggagctgaaggaggaggaggccatCATGGACTGTCAG AAACAGCAGTTGCTGGAGTTTCCGCATGATCTCGAGGTAGAAGACTTGGAGGAAGACATTCCCAGGAGGAAGAACAGGGCCAAAGGAAAG GCATATGGCATTGGAGGTCTTAGGAAACGCCAGGACACCGCTTCCCTGGAGGACCGAGACAAGCCGTACGTCTGTGATA TCTGTGGGAAGAGGTATAAAAACCGTCCAGGGCTCAGCTACCactacacccacacccacctggctgaggaggagggagaggagcacGCCGAGCGCCACGCCCTGCCTTTCCACCGGAAAAACAACCATAAAC CCAAGAAAGCGCCAGACGGCACCGTCATCCCCAATGGCTACTGTGACTTTTGCCTGGGGGGCTCCAAGAAGACTGGGTGTCCTGAGGACCTCATCTCCTGTGCAGATTGTGGGCGATCAG GACACCCCTCATGTTTACAGTTCACGGTGAACATGACGGCGGCTGTGCGGACCTACCGCTGGCAGTGCATCGAGTGCAAGTCCTGCAGCCTGTGTGGCACGTCAGAGAATGAC GGTGCCAGCTGGGCGGGTCTCACCCCCCAGGACCAGTTGCTGTTCTGTGATGACTGCGACCGAGGTTACCACATGTACTGCCTGAGCCCTCCCATGGCGGAGCCCCCGGAAG GGAGCTGGAGTTGCCACCTCTGCCTGCGGCACTTGAAGGAAAAGGCCTCTGCCTACATCACCCTCACTTAG
- the Dpf1 gene encoding zinc finger protein neuro-d4 isoform X1: MNEIVARWATERAAQAELGPRAAAAAPRAGGGPAERAMATAIQNPLKSLGEDFYREAIEHCRSYNARLCAERSLRLPFLDSQTGVAQNNCYIWMEKTHRGPGLAPGQIYTYPARCWRKKRRLNILEDPRLRPCEYKIDCEVPLKKEGGLPEGPVLEALLCAETGEKKVELKEEEAIMDCQKQQLLEFPHDLEVEDLEEDIPRRKNRAKGKAYGIGGLRKRQDTASLEDRDKPYVCDICGKRYKNRPGLSYHYTHTHLAEEEGEEHAERHALPFHRKNNHKQFYKELAWVPEAQRKHTAKKAPDGTVIPNGYCDFCLGGSKKTGCPEDLISCADCGRSGHPSCLQFTVNMTAAVRTYRWQCIECKSCSLCGTSENDGASWAGLTPQDQLLFCDDCDRGYHMYCLSPPMAEPPEGSWSCHLCLRHLKEKASAYITLT; encoded by the exons ATGAATGAAATCGTAGCGCGCTGGGCGACAGAGCGGGCGGCGCAGGCCGAGCTGGGCCCGCGCGCGGCGGCAGCGGCGCCCCGGGCCGGAGGCGGCCCAGCCGAACGGGCCATGGCCACCGCCATTCAGAACCCGCTCAAGTC CCTCGGCGAGGACTTCTACCGGGAGGCCATCGAGCATTGCCGCAGCTACAACGCGCGCCTGTGCGCCGAGCGCAGCCTGCGCCTGCCCTTCCTCGACTCGCAGACCGGTGTGGCCCAGAACAACTGCTACATCTGGATGGAGAAGACCCACCGCGGGCCTG GTTTGGCCCCGGGACAGATCTACACTTACCCCGCCCGCTGTTGGAGGAAGAAACGGAGACTTAACATCCTGGAGGACCCCAGGCTGCGGCCCTGCGAGTACAAGATCG ATTGTGAGGTACCCCTGAAGAAGGAGGGTGGCCTTCCGGAAGGGCCGGTCCTCGAGGCTCTGCTGTGTGCTGAGACAGGAGAGAAGAAGGTggagctgaaggaggaggaggccatCATGGACTGTCAG AAACAGCAGTTGCTGGAGTTTCCGCATGATCTCGAGGTAGAAGACTTGGAGGAAGACATTCCCAGGAGGAAGAACAGGGCCAAAGGAAAG GCATATGGCATTGGAGGTCTTAGGAAACGCCAGGACACCGCTTCCCTGGAGGACCGAGACAAGCCGTACGTCTGTGATA TCTGTGGGAAGAGGTATAAAAACCGTCCAGGGCTCAGCTACCactacacccacacccacctggctgaggaggagggagaggagcacGCCGAGCGCCACGCCCTGCCTTTCCACCGGAAAAACAACCATAAAC agtttTACAAAGAATTGGCCTGGGTCCCCGAGGCACAGAGGAAACACACAG CCAAGAAAGCGCCAGACGGCACCGTCATCCCCAATGGCTACTGTGACTTTTGCCTGGGGGGCTCCAAGAAGACTGGGTGTCCTGAGGACCTCATCTCCTGTGCAGATTGTGGGCGATCAG GACACCCCTCATGTTTACAGTTCACGGTGAACATGACGGCGGCTGTGCGGACCTACCGCTGGCAGTGCATCGAGTGCAAGTCCTGCAGCCTGTGTGGCACGTCAGAGAATGAC GGTGCCAGCTGGGCGGGTCTCACCCCCCAGGACCAGTTGCTGTTCTGTGATGACTGCGACCGAGGTTACCACATGTACTGCCTGAGCCCTCCCATGGCGGAGCCCCCGGAAG GGAGCTGGAGTTGCCACCTCTGCCTGCGGCACTTGAAGGAAAAGGCCTCTGCCTACATCACCCTCACTTAG
- the Dpf1 gene encoding zinc finger protein neuro-d4 isoform X3: MGGLSARPTAGRTDPAGTCWGQDPGSKMATVIPGPLRCLGEDFYREAIEHCRSYNARLCAERSLRLPFLDSQTGVAQNNCYIWMEKTHRGPGLAPGQIYTYPARCWRKKRRLNILEDPRLRPCEYKIDCEVPLKKEGGLPEGPVLEALLCAETGEKKVELKEEEAIMDCQKQQLLEFPHDLEVEDLEEDIPRRKNRAKGKAYGIGGLRKRQDTASLEDRDKPYVCDICGKRYKNRPGLSYHYTHTHLAEEEGEEHAERHALPFHRKNNHKQFYKELAWVPEAQRKHTAKKAPDGTVIPNGYCDFCLGGSKKTGCPEDLISCADCGRSGHPSCLQFTVNMTAAVRTYRWQCIECKSCSLCGTSENDGASWAGLTPQDQLLFCDDCDRGYHMYCLSPPMAEPPEGSWSCHLCLRHLKEKASAYITLT, translated from the exons ATGGGCGGCCTCAGCGCCCGCCCGACCGCTGGGAGGACCGACCCGGCAGGGACCTGCTGGGGGCAGGACCCGGGGAGCAAGATGGCCACGGTCATCCCCGGCCCCCTGAGGTG CCTCGGCGAGGACTTCTACCGGGAGGCCATCGAGCATTGCCGCAGCTACAACGCGCGCCTGTGCGCCGAGCGCAGCCTGCGCCTGCCCTTCCTCGACTCGCAGACCGGTGTGGCCCAGAACAACTGCTACATCTGGATGGAGAAGACCCACCGCGGGCCTG GTTTGGCCCCGGGACAGATCTACACTTACCCCGCCCGCTGTTGGAGGAAGAAACGGAGACTTAACATCCTGGAGGACCCCAGGCTGCGGCCCTGCGAGTACAAGATCG ATTGTGAGGTACCCCTGAAGAAGGAGGGTGGCCTTCCGGAAGGGCCGGTCCTCGAGGCTCTGCTGTGTGCTGAGACAGGAGAGAAGAAGGTggagctgaaggaggaggaggccatCATGGACTGTCAG AAACAGCAGTTGCTGGAGTTTCCGCATGATCTCGAGGTAGAAGACTTGGAGGAAGACATTCCCAGGAGGAAGAACAGGGCCAAAGGAAAG GCATATGGCATTGGAGGTCTTAGGAAACGCCAGGACACCGCTTCCCTGGAGGACCGAGACAAGCCGTACGTCTGTGATA TCTGTGGGAAGAGGTATAAAAACCGTCCAGGGCTCAGCTACCactacacccacacccacctggctgaggaggagggagaggagcacGCCGAGCGCCACGCCCTGCCTTTCCACCGGAAAAACAACCATAAAC agtttTACAAAGAATTGGCCTGGGTCCCCGAGGCACAGAGGAAACACACAG CCAAGAAAGCGCCAGACGGCACCGTCATCCCCAATGGCTACTGTGACTTTTGCCTGGGGGGCTCCAAGAAGACTGGGTGTCCTGAGGACCTCATCTCCTGTGCAGATTGTGGGCGATCAG GACACCCCTCATGTTTACAGTTCACGGTGAACATGACGGCGGCTGTGCGGACCTACCGCTGGCAGTGCATCGAGTGCAAGTCCTGCAGCCTGTGTGGCACGTCAGAGAATGAC GGTGCCAGCTGGGCGGGTCTCACCCCCCAGGACCAGTTGCTGTTCTGTGATGACTGCGACCGAGGTTACCACATGTACTGCCTGAGCCCTCCCATGGCGGAGCCCCCGGAAG GGAGCTGGAGTTGCCACCTCTGCCTGCGGCACTTGAAGGAAAAGGCCTCTGCCTACATCACCCTCACTTAG
- the Dpf1 gene encoding zinc finger protein neuro-d4 isoform X11 translates to MGGLSARPTAGRTDPAGTCWGQDPGSKMATVIPGPLSLGEDFYREAIEHCRSYNARLCAERSLRLPFLDSQTGVAQNNCYIWMEKTHRGPGLAPGQIYTYPARCWRKKRRLNILEDPRLRPCEYKIDCEVPLKKEGGLPEGPVLEALLCAETGEKKVELKEEEAIMDCQAYGIGGLRKRQDTASLEDRDKPYVCDICGKRYKNRPGLSYHYTHTHLAEEEGEEHAERHALPFHRKNNHKQFYKELAWVPEAQRKHTAKKAPDGTVIPNGYCDFCLGGSKKTGCPEDLISCADCGRSGHPSCLQFTVNMTAAVRTYRWQCIECKSCSLCGTSENDDQLLFCDDCDRGYHMYCLSPPMAEPPEGSWSCHLCLRHLKEKASAYITLT, encoded by the exons ATGGGCGGCCTCAGCGCCCGCCCGACCGCTGGGAGGACCGACCCGGCAGGGACCTGCTGGGGGCAGGACCCGGGGAGCAAGATGGCCACGGTCATCCCCGGCCCCCTGAG CCTCGGCGAGGACTTCTACCGGGAGGCCATCGAGCATTGCCGCAGCTACAACGCGCGCCTGTGCGCCGAGCGCAGCCTGCGCCTGCCCTTCCTCGACTCGCAGACCGGTGTGGCCCAGAACAACTGCTACATCTGGATGGAGAAGACCCACCGCGGGCCTG GTTTGGCCCCGGGACAGATCTACACTTACCCCGCCCGCTGTTGGAGGAAGAAACGGAGACTTAACATCCTGGAGGACCCCAGGCTGCGGCCCTGCGAGTACAAGATCG ATTGTGAGGTACCCCTGAAGAAGGAGGGTGGCCTTCCGGAAGGGCCGGTCCTCGAGGCTCTGCTGTGTGCTGAGACAGGAGAGAAGAAGGTggagctgaaggaggaggaggccatCATGGACTGTCAG GCATATGGCATTGGAGGTCTTAGGAAACGCCAGGACACCGCTTCCCTGGAGGACCGAGACAAGCCGTACGTCTGTGATA TCTGTGGGAAGAGGTATAAAAACCGTCCAGGGCTCAGCTACCactacacccacacccacctggctgaggaggagggagaggagcacGCCGAGCGCCACGCCCTGCCTTTCCACCGGAAAAACAACCATAAAC agtttTACAAAGAATTGGCCTGGGTCCCCGAGGCACAGAGGAAACACACAG CCAAGAAAGCGCCAGACGGCACCGTCATCCCCAATGGCTACTGTGACTTTTGCCTGGGGGGCTCCAAGAAGACTGGGTGTCCTGAGGACCTCATCTCCTGTGCAGATTGTGGGCGATCAG GACACCCCTCATGTTTACAGTTCACGGTGAACATGACGGCGGCTGTGCGGACCTACCGCTGGCAGTGCATCGAGTGCAAGTCCTGCAGCCTGTGTGGCACGTCAGAGAATGAC GACCAGTTGCTGTTCTGTGATGACTGCGACCGAGGTTACCACATGTACTGCCTGAGCCCTCCCATGGCGGAGCCCCCGGAAG GGAGCTGGAGTTGCCACCTCTGCCTGCGGCACTTGAAGGAAAAGGCCTCTGCCTACATCACCCTCACTTAG